One part of the Vibrio hyugaensis genome encodes these proteins:
- a CDS encoding Lrp/AsnC family transcriptional regulator produces the protein MISNMTLQGLDKLDRKILSSLLSNGRESIANLSRNIGLSRTAVAERINRLEKTGIIKGYTAQIRVENEGRKAASYLLISCEKGKKNEVTSALKEIPEVRLTSVVGGSFDIIALIEAPDLQSIHHLCNEIESFSGIQKLDTTVVLHQPISR, from the coding sequence ATGATTTCTAACATGACTTTACAAGGCTTAGATAAGTTGGATCGCAAAATCCTTTCCAGTCTGTTATCAAACGGACGCGAATCAATTGCGAACCTATCTAGAAACATCGGTTTGTCACGTACTGCTGTTGCAGAAAGAATTAACAGGCTAGAAAAGACAGGGATCATCAAAGGCTATACCGCTCAGATCCGAGTAGAAAATGAAGGTCGAAAGGCTGCGAGTTACCTGCTCATCTCTTGCGAAAAGGGCAAAAAAAATGAAGTAACAAGTGCCTTAAAAGAGATTCCTGAAGTTCGTTTAACCAGCGTTGTTGGTGGTAGCTTCGACATCATTGCTCTTATCGAAGCGCCGGACTTGCAATCAATTCACCACCTATGTAACGAGATTGAATCATTCAGTGGGATTCAAAAGCTCGATACAACCGTGGTTCTGCACCAGCCAATCAGTCGCTAA
- the tssM gene encoding type VI secretion system membrane subunit TssM → MFKQKILRNPIVVSTFVALIFAAILAAVYLFWLEDADKLYLWVGLGVIATFYIIFQFTLWFKKKNNAKAQRLETEEEALSMVIRPLLSNVGKKPIYLMIGNKGSGRRQFLFNSSAIKPMDRTRTAKNDFFEWYESDSAVYIKPDQRLVFQEVSSSDASLWNTFINEVILHRPRKPFAGCLFFIDFEFLIVSEPEQKDYTMTALLQRMTSISEKTSSALPVYLMMSKLDKLDGFKEYVHFSSLKTRVEFLSIPLKEAKGVITEYYKDGYRNLVKVLESNALDSSANSTEIDEKQAILSFPKQFELAQSEVSYTLERLCESNSGVYALDIREIFFCSSLQGGRKYNLLAKSCSNYFNLPIIASEHTQLTETPYFSRFLIDSQILPESDFAGENKTYLRLIQRQSHLAMFVSVVILAGGGYFFVKTLDSNLRVINQLLGIDDAAQAEQEASFNQLLVNATRAIQPSYSAWLEGSKELDNEVLPLNISRLDKSTKIAYEALLKEVAQQLMPVVEKGYRLQLTHSQDDFSHSLPLLKGYLMLNDPSKRDIQFLRHQTLAMMNDLSSQPDVVNQAMRYLDAYFRTQFAPVDISMDIVRATRRSLLANSNVDLVYAGILNQADAIDLGTLDLQRAVGFEFNNVFNEPLDDNRLIINKIYTSTGFSTFYRPRVDLMSQHVITDNWVLGLSNHVIPTKPEQDAFKTQVRKKYTDDYINYWRNALGELKVQHYSNVGDLTNAIDLISGPSSPMTTVLKQVYANTQFSPIGEKNALISQVNPKLLEVADSASEAVEEAVKPDYLLMKRVEQAFHLLNQLQVSETPNSPTPWDETIAALSRVRTYMKDIADAPDPQMAALAAAQRRMNSTEADPLIKLKQIAQKSPEPVRSWLLDVVQQSWSVMIAESSKGIQTQWYSEIYTKFKELGLGKYPFDLTATEEISIEDFELLFASGGLLDTFIQKNFAPFYDTNLWTPKQVDGETMPLSPALLVQLRNYNVIRDTLINKSTNRVYIPFSAKVLDLDSSAIRASLKIADTDINYYHGPSRIREMEWPPQNGDFNISITIQDVTDEGKQHVLNKSGQWAIYRLLGDSTLTNTHNGSFVSDIKVSGRDLSLRITPLTQKNPFTLAELYNFTLPESI, encoded by the coding sequence ATGTTCAAACAAAAAATACTCAGAAACCCGATCGTGGTTTCGACCTTTGTGGCACTGATATTCGCCGCAATACTTGCTGCGGTATATTTATTCTGGCTTGAAGACGCAGACAAGCTTTACCTTTGGGTTGGCCTTGGTGTTATTGCCACCTTCTACATTATTTTTCAATTCACTTTGTGGTTTAAGAAAAAGAATAACGCTAAGGCACAACGCCTAGAAACAGAGGAAGAAGCGCTGTCCATGGTGATTCGCCCTCTCCTCTCTAACGTGGGTAAAAAACCAATCTATCTGATGATTGGTAATAAAGGGTCTGGACGACGTCAATTTTTGTTTAATTCCAGTGCAATTAAACCAATGGATAGAACGCGTACAGCCAAAAACGATTTCTTTGAATGGTACGAGTCCGACAGTGCGGTCTACATTAAGCCCGATCAGCGTTTGGTATTCCAAGAAGTATCGAGTAGCGATGCTTCGCTGTGGAACACGTTTATTAACGAAGTCATCCTCCATCGTCCTAGAAAGCCTTTTGCTGGTTGCCTGTTCTTTATCGACTTTGAGTTCCTGATCGTTTCTGAGCCAGAGCAGAAAGACTACACCATGACAGCGTTGCTACAGCGTATGACGTCAATCAGCGAAAAAACGTCATCTGCACTGCCAGTTTATTTGATGATGTCTAAGTTAGATAAACTGGACGGCTTTAAAGAATACGTGCATTTCAGCTCGCTGAAGACGCGTGTTGAATTCCTTTCTATTCCCCTCAAAGAAGCAAAAGGCGTGATCACTGAGTACTACAAAGACGGCTACCGTAATCTAGTAAAAGTACTGGAAAGCAACGCCTTGGATTCTTCTGCTAACTCAACCGAGATCGACGAAAAGCAAGCTATCCTTTCTTTCCCTAAGCAGTTTGAGCTTGCTCAATCTGAGGTAAGCTACACCCTTGAACGCTTATGTGAGTCAAACAGCGGTGTTTACGCATTGGATATTCGTGAAATTTTCTTCTGTTCGAGTTTACAAGGCGGTCGCAAATATAACCTGCTGGCGAAGAGTTGCAGTAACTACTTCAACTTACCGATTATCGCATCTGAGCATACTCAGTTAACGGAAACGCCCTACTTCTCAAGATTCCTAATCGATTCTCAGATCCTTCCTGAGAGCGACTTTGCGGGTGAGAACAAAACCTACCTGCGCTTGATTCAACGACAAAGTCATCTTGCGATGTTCGTGTCTGTCGTCATTCTCGCGGGCGGTGGTTATTTCTTCGTTAAAACACTCGACAGTAACTTACGAGTGATCAACCAATTGCTTGGTATCGACGACGCTGCTCAGGCAGAGCAAGAAGCGAGCTTCAATCAACTGCTGGTCAATGCAACTCGAGCAATCCAACCGTCTTATAGTGCCTGGTTAGAAGGCTCAAAAGAGCTAGATAACGAAGTACTACCACTGAATATCAGTCGTTTAGATAAGAGCACTAAGATCGCGTACGAGGCGCTACTAAAAGAAGTGGCTCAGCAGCTGATGCCCGTTGTCGAAAAAGGTTACCGCCTACAACTGACTCATAGCCAAGATGACTTTAGCCACTCATTGCCTTTGCTGAAAGGCTATTTGATGCTGAACGATCCTTCTAAACGCGACATTCAATTCTTGCGTCATCAAACGTTGGCCATGATGAATGATCTAAGCAGTCAACCTGACGTTGTAAACCAAGCAATGCGCTATCTTGATGCTTACTTTCGTACGCAGTTCGCTCCTGTCGACATTAGCATGGACATCGTTCGCGCAACTCGACGTTCATTACTCGCAAACTCAAACGTAGACTTGGTTTACGCTGGCATTTTGAATCAAGCCGATGCCATCGACCTCGGTACGCTTGATCTTCAACGTGCAGTGGGTTTTGAGTTTAATAACGTCTTTAACGAACCATTGGACGACAACCGTCTGATCATCAATAAAATCTATACTTCGACTGGCTTTAGCACCTTCTATCGTCCACGTGTCGACTTGATGTCACAACACGTCATCACTGATAACTGGGTTCTTGGCCTGTCAAATCATGTTATCCCAACCAAACCAGAGCAAGATGCTTTCAAGACGCAAGTGCGTAAGAAATACACCGATGATTACATCAACTACTGGCGAAACGCACTGGGCGAACTCAAAGTTCAGCACTACAGCAATGTAGGTGATTTAACAAACGCGATTGACCTGATTTCAGGCCCTTCATCTCCGATGACAACGGTGTTGAAACAAGTGTATGCCAACACTCAATTTTCGCCGATTGGAGAGAAGAACGCTCTGATTTCGCAAGTCAATCCTAAGTTGTTAGAAGTAGCTGATTCTGCTTCGGAAGCGGTTGAAGAAGCCGTGAAACCTGACTACTTGCTCATGAAGCGCGTAGAACAAGCGTTCCACTTACTCAACCAATTACAAGTCAGTGAAACACCGAACTCCCCTACTCCATGGGATGAAACCATTGCAGCATTGAGCCGCGTTCGTACTTACATGAAAGACATTGCGGACGCGCCAGATCCACAAATGGCCGCTTTGGCAGCCGCTCAGCGCAGAATGAACAGTACCGAAGCTGACCCATTGATCAAGCTTAAGCAGATTGCTCAGAAGTCACCGGAGCCAGTACGTAGCTGGTTGTTAGATGTGGTACAGCAAAGTTGGTCCGTGATGATTGCTGAATCTTCAAAAGGCATTCAAACCCAATGGTACAGCGAGATTTACACCAAGTTTAAAGAGCTAGGGCTTGGTAAATATCCATTTGATCTCACCGCAACTGAAGAAATTTCAATCGAAGATTTCGAATTGCTGTTTGCATCAGGTGGTTTGTTAGACACATTTATTCAGAAAAACTTTGCGCCGTTTTACGACACAAACTTATGGACACCGAAACAGGTAGATGGCGAAACAATGCCACTGTCACCTGCCCTTTTGGTACAGTTGCGTAATTACAATGTTATCCGCGATACGTTGATTAATAAGAGCACAAACCGAGTTTATATTCCGTTTAGCGCCAAAGTATTAGATCTTGATTCTAGTGCGATCAGAGCCAGCTTAAAAATCGCTGACACTGATATTAACTACTATCACGGTCCAAGCCGAATTCGTGAAATGGAGTGGCCACCGCAGAATGGCGACTTCAACATTAGCATCACGATACAAGATGTAACCGACGAGGGTAAGCAACACGTTCTTAATAAGAGTGGTCAGTGGGCGATATACAGATTGCTAGGTGATTCGACCCTGACAAACACTCATAACGGTAGCTTCGTCAGTGACATAAAAGTGTCAGGAAGGGATTTGAGCCTACGTATCACCCCATTGACACAGAAAAACCCATTCACTCTGGCTGAGCTGTATAACTTTACACTTCCAGAGTCGATTTAA
- a CDS encoding type VI secretion system ImpA family N-terminal domain-containing protein — MFFSDFTRRPIDESNPSGSNPNGLDDFDEIKRQINNLNKVTGRVSWKTVQTLSKKILSTQGKDFRCSCYFTVAATHNEGLKGLVEGLNSLLDLCVVYWYTAYPEHSKTNARMGAIEWMVENTEKRINKHKVRPEELPLIEAAHQLCLRIEEELRLHYGIKAPSFGRIRRILNQWIEELKETKAKENKAIEAKQAKPVESTGIKVEIAPPTKAVAAKTQPKVDEEKEVESSKSSKVMVYSVIGLMVAAFASHFIYKQHQYQTLKGQIEHASLSELTTLVDSLSVKNKEYLTSLRSTTVDRLDVLMTDWTIDPVKVSKVNTIDKLTSELTVLYPDSSSAQQLRENFLEQRSRFEAEFDVIYKRFAYARTVFANVAKQNSDKDSKKAYEYSNSLFPLLGRIEYAEKNTQQKEIDRSLLLLNTYLYKINQLQTATTDNK, encoded by the coding sequence ATGTTTTTCAGCGACTTCACTAGAAGACCGATCGATGAAAGTAATCCCAGCGGTTCAAACCCTAATGGCTTAGACGATTTTGACGAAATAAAGCGTCAAATAAATAACCTAAATAAGGTCACTGGACGTGTTTCATGGAAGACGGTTCAAACGCTCTCAAAGAAGATTTTAAGTACACAAGGGAAAGACTTTCGCTGTAGCTGTTACTTTACTGTCGCAGCCACGCATAACGAAGGATTAAAAGGACTTGTTGAAGGGTTAAACTCCCTACTCGATTTGTGTGTTGTGTATTGGTATACCGCCTACCCAGAGCACTCCAAAACTAATGCTCGCATGGGAGCAATCGAATGGATGGTAGAAAACACCGAAAAACGTATCAACAAGCACAAAGTACGCCCTGAAGAGTTACCGCTGATTGAAGCGGCTCATCAATTGTGCTTGAGAATCGAAGAAGAACTTCGCCTTCACTACGGTATCAAAGCCCCTTCGTTTGGTCGTATTCGTCGTATTTTGAATCAATGGATTGAAGAGCTTAAAGAGACAAAGGCAAAAGAAAACAAAGCGATAGAAGCAAAACAAGCCAAGCCAGTGGAAAGTACAGGCATTAAAGTAGAGATCGCTCCTCCAACAAAGGCGGTTGCTGCCAAAACTCAACCAAAAGTCGATGAAGAGAAAGAAGTTGAATCCTCTAAGTCGAGCAAAGTAATGGTTTACTCTGTTATTGGTTTAATGGTTGCCGCTTTTGCGTCGCACTTCATTTATAAACAACACCAATACCAAACACTCAAAGGTCAAATTGAACACGCCTCTTTAAGCGAATTGACGACATTGGTTGATTCCCTGAGCGTTAAAAACAAGGAATACCTTACGTCTCTTAGATCAACCACGGTGGATCGTCTCGACGTTCTGATGACAGATTGGACAATCGATCCGGTCAAAGTCAGTAAGGTAAATACGATAGATAAGCTAACCAGTGAATTAACTGTACTTTATCCAGACTCATCGTCTGCGCAGCAACTTCGTGAGAATTTTTTAGAGCAACGTTCTCGTTTCGAGGCTGAATTCGATGTTATATATAAACGATTTGCCTATGCTAGGACCGTATTTGCCAATGTAGCGAAGCAAAATTCAGATAAAGATTCAAAGAAAGCGTATGAGTACAGCAATTCACTCTTTCCGCTTCTTGGTCGAATTGAATACGCTGAAAAGAATACCCAGCAAAAGGAAATTGATCGCTCTCTCCTTTTACTGAACACCTACCTATATAAGATAAACCAGCTACAAACTGCGACAACCGACAATAAATAA
- a CDS encoding FHA domain-containing protein encodes MRLHQLVLFISKCPEEYTGAKHIEMPEGGGSVGRASSCTLPLVDHNRFISGTHCLISVYGDTYYISDVSTNGTMVNGNKILKNQPVSIVDGDIVSLGQYEIGVSLEHVTASQDIAADIAPERVSNDPLINLGEAVVEEEEKVGALEDLFMETKQDDVDSHDPIAHLKFSMQRDDDYLIRNEERDQESQPSPIENTRQIVDDSFSIHSELDLPNLIPEDWLGGETKSNESAPVQTKVDLQPQVNAQRIPDDFYSKETLPNVEAPTMSDRSPSHQANGDASYQQSASKSEPVGQKWEEVTQAFIPASQTTEKTQQPASETKVGFVSNASFDGSGSETYNDISQAFYEGLGITNPDLISNEALLFKQMGTCLRLCIDNLQKDLHEVESLKEEEGLSQAESNLAELMLTLNSQNLLAPNELVEQMLDELNDHQIIFNKALNELLLEQSETNDPVTFANDVASKSMFATKSKLWGEYLEFYAKKPPPV; translated from the coding sequence ATGCGCTTACATCAGCTAGTCCTATTCATTTCTAAATGCCCAGAGGAATACACGGGTGCGAAGCATATTGAAATGCCGGAAGGTGGCGGCTCAGTAGGGCGAGCATCCAGTTGTACCTTGCCGTTAGTGGATCACAACCGCTTTATTTCAGGCACACATTGTCTGATCAGTGTTTACGGTGATACGTATTATATCAGCGATGTCAGTACTAATGGCACCATGGTAAATGGCAATAAGATCCTTAAAAATCAACCAGTATCCATTGTCGACGGTGACATTGTCTCATTAGGCCAGTACGAAATTGGTGTATCGTTAGAGCATGTCACAGCGTCACAAGACATTGCCGCAGATATTGCTCCTGAACGCGTATCTAACGATCCCCTTATTAATTTAGGTGAGGCGGTTGTTGAAGAGGAAGAAAAAGTAGGCGCGTTAGAAGATTTGTTTATGGAAACGAAGCAGGATGACGTTGATAGCCACGATCCTATCGCGCATCTAAAGTTTTCCATGCAGCGTGATGATGACTACCTAATCAGAAATGAAGAAAGGGACCAAGAGTCTCAACCGAGCCCTATCGAAAATACGCGTCAAATCGTAGACGACAGCTTCAGTATCCATTCTGAGTTGGACTTACCTAACCTGATCCCAGAAGATTGGTTAGGTGGTGAGACCAAGAGTAATGAATCAGCGCCTGTTCAGACCAAAGTCGATTTACAGCCCCAAGTAAACGCGCAACGCATTCCAGACGATTTTTACAGTAAAGAGACTTTACCAAATGTTGAAGCGCCAACGATGAGCGACCGTTCGCCAAGTCATCAAGCGAACGGTGATGCTTCATATCAACAGAGTGCGTCTAAAAGCGAACCGGTTGGACAAAAATGGGAAGAGGTTACGCAAGCGTTTATTCCTGCTTCACAAACCACAGAGAAAACTCAGCAACCAGCATCAGAAACGAAAGTTGGCTTTGTATCAAATGCGTCCTTCGATGGCTCTGGAAGTGAAACTTATAATGATATTAGCCAAGCATTTTACGAAGGACTTGGCATTACTAATCCCGATTTAATCAGTAATGAAGCGTTACTGTTTAAACAAATGGGTACCTGCTTACGTTTGTGTATCGACAACTTGCAGAAAGATCTTCACGAAGTGGAATCTTTAAAAGAAGAGGAAGGGTTAAGTCAAGCAGAGTCTAATCTTGCCGAGTTAATGTTGACGTTAAATAGCCAGAATTTGCTCGCGCCAAACGAACTGGTTGAACAGATGCTTGATGAACTTAATGACCACCAAATCATTTTTAATAAGGCACTCAATGAGTTGCTATTAGAGCAATCAGAAACTAATGACCCTGTCACGTTTGCAAATGATGTGGCAAGCAAATCGATGTTTGCGACTAAGTCCAAGCTCTGGGGCGAGTATTTGGAGTTTTACGCGAAAAAACCGCCGCCAGTTTAA
- the tssJ gene encoding type VI secretion system lipoprotein TssJ produces MRSIAVLLGFALLSGCSMWDQLKESTGITPETSSIELVIEASSVLNVREGGQSSPVILRVHELSSPVLFRSLDFFALFENDKASLGDEYIKRYEYQIQPGDKIHEMLTLDPATRAVGFSVAFRDIDGSSWRKVEVIEEKSEYYLKLKLEGSELISDNTRGIEQVYF; encoded by the coding sequence ATGCGTAGTATCGCTGTATTACTCGGATTTGCATTGCTATCCGGATGTTCCATGTGGGACCAGTTAAAAGAATCAACAGGCATCACGCCAGAAACCTCTTCTATTGAGTTAGTCATCGAGGCGTCGTCGGTCTTAAACGTACGTGAAGGAGGCCAATCGTCGCCAGTTATCCTTCGCGTTCATGAGCTAAGCTCGCCAGTACTTTTTCGTAGCCTAGACTTTTTTGCATTGTTTGAGAACGATAAAGCGTCACTGGGTGACGAATATATCAAGCGTTACGAGTACCAAATCCAGCCAGGCGACAAAATCCACGAGATGTTAACGCTCGATCCCGCCACTCGCGCTGTTGGCTTCTCGGTTGCTTTCCGTGACATAGATGGGTCGTCATGGCGAAAAGTCGAAGTCATTGAAGAGAAGAGCGAGTACTACCTAAAGCTCAAATTAGAAGGCAGTGAGTTAATTTCTGATAATACTCGCGGCATTGAACAAGTTTACTTTTAA